In the Flavisolibacter tropicus genome, one interval contains:
- a CDS encoding polysaccharide lyase, with the protein MKSLAPYLFSAFCFLVYFSQNSYCQKNNRLMESILLESKFENENAFSQWSLEVCRKDAITVSKVVSRKGKYSLRFEFSKSDPLQYNGYVRAELKQDFKTDETGENWYGFSHYLPKDFVADPVPEVIAQWHEIPDKQLGEDWRSPPISLEIKNDHYFIKVLWASNPVNTNRTKDGELFYDLGPVDKSKWTDWVFHIKFRYDSTGILEVWKNKEKVLFREGPNSYNDQRFPYFKVGIYKWGWAGGGKRSPESTRILYFDEIRVGDRNANLQTVSPF; encoded by the coding sequence ATGAAATCACTTGCACCATATCTATTTTCTGCATTTTGTTTCCTAGTCTATTTCTCACAAAATTCTTATTGTCAAAAAAACAATAGGCTAATGGAATCAATACTACTTGAATCAAAGTTTGAAAATGAAAATGCCTTCTCTCAATGGTCTTTAGAAGTGTGTCGAAAAGATGCGATCACCGTAAGTAAAGTGGTTTCAAGAAAAGGTAAATACTCTTTACGATTTGAGTTTTCCAAATCTGATCCCCTTCAATATAATGGATATGTGCGAGCGGAGCTCAAACAGGATTTTAAAACAGACGAGACGGGAGAAAACTGGTATGGGTTTAGTCATTATTTGCCAAAAGATTTCGTTGCTGACCCTGTACCTGAAGTAATAGCACAATGGCATGAAATTCCAGACAAACAATTAGGAGAAGATTGGCGATCGCCCCCCATTTCACTAGAAATTAAAAATGACCATTATTTTATAAAAGTTCTTTGGGCTTCAAATCCAGTAAATACTAATCGTACGAAAGACGGGGAATTGTTTTATGACTTAGGTCCTGTGGATAAAAGTAAATGGACCGATTGGGTATTCCACATCAAATTCCGGTATGACAGTACTGGTATTTTAGAAGTCTGGAAGAATAAAGAGAAAGTTTTATTCCGTGAAGGACCTAATTCATATAATGATCAACGATTTCCATACTTTAAAGTTGGCATTTATAAATGGGGATGGGCCGGTGGTGGCAAGCGATCTCCTGAAAGTACAAGGATATTATATTTTGATGAAATAAGAGTGGGAGATAGAAATGCAAATCTTCAGACTGTGTCACCTTTTTAA
- a CDS encoding beta-1,6-N-acetylglucosaminyltransferase: MNINYIILAHKEPGQLCRLVEKLSTENTFFYIHVDRSQDITPFKDVLKDKSNVFFLSKKNRIASTWGSPGLVKATLQAMRDIIKDNRSGYVILLSGQCYPIKSNQNIAEFLEKHNGCNFIEGFELPDYRWPNSSIRMQFYTFFLSSEKGDFITTPSFFDLSVQKILSVGTIKKYLKIFLNAPLKTKVLFSKRRFPKELKPYGGMQWWALPIETIKFIIKYVDENPAYSKYHAFTLFSDEIFFQTLVHNYCTKVKNSIMFSSWSGIDVSSSPTTITTDHFEELKQRKEIFARKFDFEKDQKVLDMIDQYTA, from the coding sequence ATGAATATCAATTATATTATACTAGCTCATAAAGAGCCCGGTCAACTATGCCGGCTGGTAGAAAAATTGAGTACAGAAAATACTTTCTTCTATATACACGTAGACCGATCCCAGGACATAACTCCGTTTAAAGATGTGTTGAAGGATAAATCCAATGTTTTTTTCTTATCAAAAAAGAATAGGATTGCGTCTACTTGGGGAAGTCCAGGCCTTGTTAAGGCTACTTTACAGGCTATGCGTGATATCATAAAAGATAACCGTAGCGGGTATGTGATATTATTAAGCGGCCAATGTTATCCTATAAAAAGCAATCAAAACATAGCTGAATTTTTAGAAAAACACAATGGGTGCAATTTTATAGAAGGCTTTGAATTGCCGGACTATCGATGGCCAAACTCTTCAATCCGCATGCAGTTTTATACTTTTTTTCTATCGAGTGAGAAAGGAGATTTTATTACCACTCCTTCTTTTTTCGATCTTTCGGTTCAAAAGATATTGTCAGTTGGCACCATCAAAAAGTATTTGAAAATATTCCTCAACGCCCCCTTAAAAACAAAAGTTCTGTTTAGTAAACGCAGATTTCCAAAAGAACTAAAACCATATGGAGGCATGCAATGGTGGGCGTTGCCCATTGAAACGATAAAGTTCATTATCAAATATGTAGATGAAAACCCTGCTTATTCAAAGTATCACGCTTTTACTCTTTTTAGTGATGAAATTTTCTTTCAAACCTTAGTTCATAATTATTGCACAAAGGTTAAGAACTCAATTATGTTCTCATCATGGTCAGGTATTGATGTTTCCTCCTCTCCCACAACAATTACTACAGATCATTTTGAAGAACTTAAACAACGAAAAGAAATATTTGCTAGGAAGTTTGATTTTGAAAAAGATCAAAAAGTGCTTGATATGATTGACCAGTATACAGCATAA